The following proteins are encoded in a genomic region of Pyrus communis chromosome 11, drPyrComm1.1, whole genome shotgun sequence:
- the LOC137709260 gene encoding uncharacterized mitochondrial protein AtMg00810-like, whose amino-acid sequence MEEVYMQQPPGFVDPTHPNYVCKLHKALYGLKQAPRAWFQRLSAFLVHSGFVQSRADSSMFTFHQGSTILIFLLYVDDIVLTGNASSLLQTFIAVLGKEFELKDLGRLHYFLGVEVSHLSSGLRLTQNKYTLDILKRSNMLECKPCPTPVAAKTSLSATSGSPLPDASLYRQIVGSLQYLTLTRPDISFAVQIVAQFMGRPTTDHMDAVKRILRYLKGTLGMGITFTPSAQPFQLAAYSDADWAGCPDTRRSTTGFCVYLGNNLISWCAKKQRTVSRSSAEAEYRALAFACADTIWILSLLHELRVPVRLPILMHCDNLSATYMAANPVFHARTKHIALDYHFVRERVASGTHRVQFLPSTLQLADVFTKGLSTTRFRSLCSNFVSSPESSLPGDVDKVVSSHKPSYLQSTSRPISRPISRPTHKV is encoded by the coding sequence ATGGAGGAGGTTTATATGCAGCAGCCGCCAGGTTTCGTTGATCCCACTCACCCTAATTATGTGTGTAAATTGCACAAGGCACTctatggtcttaaacaagcACCACGTGCTTGGTTTCAACGCCTCAGTGCTTTCCTTGTCCATTCTGGCTTTGTTCAAAGTAGGGCGGATAGCTCCATGTTCACTTTTCATCAGGGTTctacaattttgatttttcttctctatgttgatgacatagTGTTGACGGGTAATGCTTCTTCTCTACTTCAAACCTTTATTGCAGTTTTGGGTAAGGAGTTTGAACTTAAAGACCTTGGGCGTTTACACTATTTCTTGGGTGTCGAAGTCTCCCATCTATCTTCTGGCCTCCGGTTGACACAAAACAAATATACTCTTGATATTTTGAAACGTAGTAATATGCTTGAGTGTAAACCATGCCCTACTCCAGTTGCTGCCAAGACTTCTTTATCTGCTACCTCAGGTTCACCTCTTCCAGATGCATCCCTTTATAGACAAATTGTGGGCTCACTTCAGTATCTCACGTTAACGCGTCCTGACATCTCCTTTGCGGTGCAAATTGTTGCTCAATTTATGGGACGTCCTACCACTGACCATATGGATGCTGTTAAACGTATCTTGCGATATCTTAAAGGGACTTTGGGCATGGGAATTACGTTCACACCCTCTGCTCAACCATTTCAGCTTGCTGCCTATTCGGATGCGGATTGGGCGGGGTGTCCAGACACCCGCCGTTCTACAACtggtttttgtgtttacttGGGGAATAATTTAATTTCTTGGTGTGCCAAGAAGCAACGGACAGTGTCTCGCTCTAGTGCTGAAGCGGAGTATAGGGCTCTTGCCTTTGCTTGTGCCGATACCATTTGGATCCTCAGTTTACTACATGAACTACGGGTGCCTGTTCGTCTTCCTATTTTGATGCATTGTGACAACTTAAGTGCAACGTACATGGCTGCTAACCCCGTGTTTCATGCTCGCACTAAGCATATTGCCCTTGACTATCATTTCGTTCGTGAACGAGTTGCTTCTGGTACTCATCGAGTTCAGTTTCTGCCTTCCACATTGCAGCTTGCAGATGTCTTTACGAAGGGGCTGTCTACGACGCGTTTTCGATCTCTGTGTTCAAACTTTGTCTCCTCCCCGGAGTCAAGTTTGCCGGGGGATGTTGATAAGGTTGTTAGTAgtcataagccgtcctacctacaaagtacaagccgtcctataagccgtcctataagccgtcctacccacaaagtataa
- the LOC137709259 gene encoding pentatricopeptide repeat-containing protein At2g36730-like: MLDWWRMEDGYRYFNDMEHVHWITPMIVHYGAMVDILGRAGRLSEAYSFMMSMPLDPDPVIWRTLLSACTTHSAKDNKGVGNKVRDKLLELEPKRGGNLVMAANMFAEVGMWDKAANLRKVMKERRMKKMAGESCVELGGSVHKFFSGYDSCKLLDSHYLSLQGYKDLYT, encoded by the coding sequence ATGCTGGACTGGTGGAGGATGGAGGATGGGTACCGATACTTTAATGATATGGAACACGTACATTGGATTACACCCATGATCGTGCACTATGGTGCCATGGTGGATATCTTAGGTCGTGCTGGTCGTCTCAGCGAGGCTTATAGTTTCATGATGAGCATGCCCCTTGACCCCGATCCCGTGATATGGAGAACATTGCTTAGTGCATGCACTACTCACAGTGCCAAGGATAACAAAGGGGTAGGAAACAAAGTAAGAGACAAGTTGCTTGAATTGGAGCCAAAGAGGGGTGGGAATCTTGTGATGGCTGCAAACATGTTTGCCGAAGTTGGGATGTGGGACAAAGCGGCAAATTTGAGGAAGGTTATGAAAGAAAGACGAATGAAGAAGATGGCGGGGGAGAGTTGCGTTGAGTTAGGCGGGTCCGTCCATAAGTTCTTTTCTGGCTATGATTCCTGTAAACTTTTGGATTCTCATTATCTTTCTCTACAAGGATACAAGGATTTATATACATGA
- the LOC137708496 gene encoding amino acid transporter AVT1I-like, with protein MDADPLEKSSSLSLPLILGEGQHEQAGSKVVEEVESSFHHQTTATTSFLKTCFNGLNALSGVGILSVPYALASGGWLSLIFLFLIAAAAFYSGLLIQRCMDVDSDIITYPDIGERAFGKKGRILLSIVMNVELYLVATGFLILEGDNLNNLFPGVELDVAGLRIGGEQCFIIVVALIILPTVWLDNLSLLSYVSASGVLASAIILCSILWTGAFEGIGFHEEGTPLKWNGIPTAISLYAFCYCAHPVFPTLYTSMKNKRQFSNVLLLCFILCTMCYASMAVFGYLMFGSTVQSQITLDLPTHKISSKVAIYTTLVNPISKYALMVTPIVNAAKKRFPSHYNKRLIGMLASTTLVTSTVIVALAIPFFAYLMSLVGAFLSVTASIILPCLCYLKISGIYRRLGCEMLIIGLILLLSAAAVVFGTYTSLVEIIGHL; from the exons atggATGCTGATCCTTTAGAAAAATCATCATCCTTGAGCTTGCCTCTTATTCTTGGTGAGGGGCAGCATGAGCAAGCTGGAAGCAAGGTAGTAGAAGAAGTAGAGTCAAGCTTTCATCACCAAACTACAGCCACAACCTCCTTCCTCAAAACCTGTTTCAATGGACTCAATGCACTCTCAG GGGTAGGAATACTGTCAGTTCCTTATGCACTAGCATCAGGAGGATGGCTAAGCTTGATCTTCCTTTTCTTAATTGCGGCTGCAGCCTTCTACTCGGGTTTGTTAATCCAGAGATGCATGGACGTGGATTCTGATATAATAACTTATCCGGACATAGGCGAACGTGCATTCGGGAAGAAGGGAAGAATACTGCTGTCGATTGTCATGAATGTAGAACTCTACTTGGTTGCAACAGGATTCCTAATTTTGGAAGGAGATAACTTAAACAATTTATTTCCCGGCGTAGAATTAGACGTGGCCGGATTAAGAATTGGCGGAGAACAGTGCTTTATAATCGTTGTTGCCCTCATTATTCTGCCAACTGTTTGGTTAGATAACCTGAGCCTTCTTTCTTACGTATCTGCAAGTGGAGTTTTAGCCTCTGCCATCATCCTCTGTTCGATTTTGTGGACTGGTGCTTTTGAAGGAATTGGATTTCATGAAGAGGGCACACCACTGAAGTGGAATGGAATCCCTACGGCTATTAGCTTGTACGCGTTTTGTTACTGCGCGCATCCGGTGTTCCCGACTCTCTACACTTCAATGAAAAACAAACGTCAGTTTTCCAAT GTTCTTCTCCTATGCTTCATCTTGTGCACCATGTGTTATGCATCAATGGCAGTTTTCGGTTACCTAATGTTTGGATCTACGGTTCAATCACAAATAACTTTAGATCTCCCAACTCACAAAATCAGCTCAAAAGTCGCGATATACACCACGCTGGTCAATCCCATATCCAAATATGCTTTGATGGTTACACCAATTGTGAATGCTGCAAAGAAGAGGTTCCCGAGTCACTACAACAAGAGACTCATCGGCATGTTAGCCAGCACCACCTTGGTGACAAGCACCGTTATAGTAGCTTTGGCTATACCATTTTTCGCTTATCTCATGTCACTCGTCGGAGCATTTTTGAGTGTAACAGCTTCAATTATATTGCCGTGCTTGTGCTACCTTAAAATTTCAGGTATTTATCGACGCCTTGGATGTGAGATGTTGATTATAGGGCTTATATTACTACTGAGTGCTGCAGCAGTTGTATTCGGCACTTACACATCTCTAGTAGAAATAATAGGGCACTTGTAA